In Tsuneonella dongtanensis, a single window of DNA contains:
- a CDS encoding bifunctional transcriptional activator/DNA repair enzyme AdaA, translated as MTYELTDDDRWRIALAKDRRFDGHFVTGVHSTGIYCRPSCAARPPKRENVRFYASPADAEAAGLRACLRCKPGDVARDEAAVRAAIDEIKASDGLPRLEELAALTGYSPSHFQRLFTRATGLSPAAYARALREEKARSALSAGGKVTDAIYDAGYESPSRFYDAMEDKMGMNPSAWRDGGRGTRISWAVVSTTLGPMLVAATDKGVCRLSFDEGPEELSRRFPNAELVEGGTEFERLLTDVVSSVEEPGHSAHIPLDVKGTAFQEACWKALREIPPGETRTYAEIAAAAGNPKAVRAAGSANARNNVAVLIPCHRVIRTGGDLGGYAYGLDIKRELLKREGLK; from the coding sequence ATGACATATGAACTGACTGACGATGACCGCTGGCGCATCGCGCTGGCGAAGGACCGGCGGTTCGACGGACACTTCGTCACCGGGGTTCATTCGACCGGCATATATTGCCGGCCCAGTTGCGCCGCGCGCCCGCCCAAGCGCGAGAATGTGCGGTTTTACGCGTCACCCGCTGATGCTGAAGCTGCCGGCCTGCGCGCTTGCCTGCGCTGCAAGCCCGGCGACGTGGCACGCGACGAGGCCGCTGTCCGCGCCGCGATCGACGAGATCAAGGCGTCCGACGGACTGCCGAGACTGGAAGAACTGGCAGCGCTGACCGGCTATTCGCCGAGCCATTTCCAGCGCCTTTTCACCCGCGCGACTGGCCTGTCACCGGCTGCTTATGCCCGTGCGCTCAGGGAGGAAAAGGCGCGCTCCGCGCTGAGCGCAGGGGGCAAGGTGACCGATGCGATCTACGATGCAGGCTACGAGAGTCCCAGCCGGTTCTACGATGCGATGGAGGACAAGATGGGCATGAACCCGTCGGCCTGGCGCGATGGAGGTCGCGGCACCAGAATTAGCTGGGCGGTCGTTTCGACGACGCTAGGGCCCATGCTGGTGGCCGCTACCGACAAGGGAGTCTGTCGTCTCTCGTTCGACGAGGGGCCGGAAGAGCTTTCCCGGCGCTTTCCCAACGCCGAGCTCGTCGAAGGCGGCACCGAATTCGAGCGGCTGCTTACGGACGTCGTGTCGTCGGTCGAGGAGCCCGGCCATAGCGCGCACATCCCGCTCGATGTGAAAGGGACCGCTTTCCAGGAAGCGTGCTGGAAGGCCCTGCGCGAGATTCCCCCCGGTGAGACGCGTACGTATGCCGAGATCGCCGCCGCGGCCGGCAATCCCAAGGCCGTACGCGCAGCGGGTAGCGCCAACGCGCGCAACAACGTCGCGGTTCTCATCCCGTGTCATCGGGTGATCCGGACAGGAGGCGATCTTGGCGGATATGCCTACGGGCTCGACATCAAGCGCGAGCTCCTCAAGCGTGAGGGATTGAAATGA
- a CDS encoding isocitrate lyase/PEP mutase family protein, with protein sequence MMDKVKAFRALHVPGNPLILFNIWDPGSARAVAEAGAHALATGSHGVAEASGYLDGEKFPLGSVLENLRRIVSVSELPVTLDLEAGYGSNPDEVGRSVAAARDAGAIGINMEDRLPGEAGVLPVAEASARIAAAAASGLHVNARTDVYRDIKPADYAPSLVESAIERSKAYADAGAGSLFVPFLGDHSTIARICKSSALPVNIMWAPGRGTRDELAGLGVARISYGGGPWRAAMDWLTAQARVVFSGGTPPYAG encoded by the coding sequence ATGATGGACAAGGTCAAAGCTTTTCGCGCGCTGCACGTGCCTGGAAATCCCCTCATTCTGTTCAACATCTGGGACCCGGGCAGCGCCCGTGCGGTGGCCGAGGCCGGAGCCCATGCGCTTGCCACCGGCAGTCACGGTGTCGCGGAAGCAAGTGGGTATCTGGACGGAGAGAAATTCCCGCTCGGGTCCGTGCTCGAGAACCTGCGCCGCATCGTCTCGGTCAGCGAACTCCCTGTGACGCTCGACCTCGAAGCCGGCTACGGTTCCAATCCCGACGAGGTTGGTCGTTCGGTCGCAGCGGCACGCGACGCCGGTGCAATCGGTATCAACATGGAAGACAGGCTTCCCGGCGAAGCTGGCGTCCTGCCTGTCGCCGAGGCTTCCGCGCGTATCGCCGCGGCAGCCGCGAGCGGGCTCCATGTGAATGCGCGGACCGACGTCTATCGGGACATCAAGCCGGCGGACTATGCTCCGTCGCTGGTGGAGTCCGCGATCGAACGGTCCAAGGCCTACGCCGATGCCGGGGCCGGCAGCCTCTTCGTACCGTTCCTGGGCGACCATTCCACCATCGCCCGCATCTGTAAGTCGTCCGCACTCCCGGTGAACATCATGTGGGCGCCTGGCCGCGGAACTCGCGACGAGCTCGCTGGGCTGGGTGTCGCAAGGATCAGCTATGGCGGAGGACCCTGGCGGGCGGCGATGGATTGGCTGACCGCTCAGGCGCGGGTTGTCTTTTCGGGGGGCACACCGCCTTACGCCGGTTGA
- a CDS encoding CPBP family intramembrane glutamic endopeptidase, which translates to MRRRVLAFPLVAMILALIAVIGPIFAFALTMQTLPLDVFPEDVALSLVLIGATLISIVMYKIVVTRLGESPRDDLPFDVRMHDGWLGAVYAALLMSAIVGVVALLGGYAILGWGGSTSWPMLLFGAGLQAAFVEEIVARGILFRFLEEFGGSWFALAASSALFGFAHASNDNASTFSSLAISLEAGVLLGGAYMLTRDLWLPIGIHFGWNVTQGYLWDVPVSGAAVDGLVEAETRGPELISGGAFGVEASIVAIVVATAVGLWLVVLAARRGHVVRPWWVRRRLARAGEAKRP; encoded by the coding sequence ATGCGGCGGCGAGTGCTGGCGTTTCCGCTGGTTGCCATGATCCTGGCACTGATCGCGGTGATCGGACCGATCTTCGCGTTTGCGCTGACCATGCAGACCCTCCCGCTGGATGTCTTTCCGGAGGACGTGGCGCTTTCGCTGGTGCTGATCGGTGCGACGTTGATCTCGATCGTGATGTACAAGATCGTCGTCACGCGCCTCGGCGAAAGTCCGCGCGATGACCTGCCGTTCGATGTCCGGATGCACGACGGCTGGCTTGGTGCGGTCTATGCCGCGCTCCTGATGAGCGCGATCGTGGGCGTGGTAGCGCTGCTCGGCGGGTATGCGATCCTGGGCTGGGGCGGCAGTACCAGCTGGCCGATGCTTCTTTTCGGGGCGGGCCTTCAGGCTGCCTTTGTGGAGGAAATCGTCGCCCGGGGTATCCTCTTCCGGTTCCTCGAGGAATTCGGGGGCAGCTGGTTCGCGCTCGCGGCGAGCTCCGCGCTCTTCGGGTTCGCCCACGCATCGAACGACAACGCGTCGACCTTCAGCTCGCTCGCGATTTCGCTGGAAGCAGGGGTTCTGCTCGGGGGTGCCTACATGCTCACGCGGGACCTGTGGCTACCGATCGGGATCCACTTTGGCTGGAATGTCACGCAGGGATACTTGTGGGACGTGCCGGTCTCCGGCGCTGCAGTCGACGGTCTCGTCGAAGCGGAGACAAGGGGGCCCGAGCTCATTTCGGGCGGTGCGTTCGGGGTCGAGGCGTCGATTGTCGCGATCGTGGTCGCAACCGCGGTGGGCCTGTGGCTCGTAGTGCTTGCCGCTCGACGCGGCCATGTCGTCAGGCCCTGGTGGGTGCGCCGACGGTTGGCGCGAGCAGGGGAGGCGAAGCGACCCTAG
- a CDS encoding glutathione S-transferase family protein: protein MLTVHHLRLSQSERIVWLCEELGLDYELKLYMRRADNNLAPDEYKALHPMGIAPVITDGDLVLGESGAIIDWIIAMYAPGTPLVPGPDHPDFADHLFFYHWANGTFMTNGMMALVAARMLQQQPPPFVADRMAKSWAIVEKRLGEADYFGGAQLTTADIMMGFQLTTSRAMSGQSIEGMPNLQAYLRRIGERPAYQRAMAKAEPGMPPKLD from the coding sequence ATGCTGACAGTCCACCATCTGCGTCTCTCGCAGTCCGAACGCATCGTCTGGCTCTGCGAGGAGCTCGGTCTCGACTACGAGCTGAAGCTCTACATGCGCCGGGCAGACAACAATCTCGCACCCGACGAGTACAAGGCTCTGCATCCCATGGGGATCGCGCCGGTCATCACCGACGGCGACCTGGTGCTCGGGGAAAGCGGTGCAATCATCGACTGGATAATTGCAATGTATGCGCCGGGCACTCCTCTCGTGCCCGGCCCCGACCATCCCGACTTCGCCGACCACCTGTTCTTCTATCACTGGGCGAACGGAACATTCATGACCAACGGGATGATGGCGCTGGTCGCCGCGCGGATGCTCCAGCAGCAACCGCCGCCCTTCGTGGCCGACCGCATGGCGAAGAGCTGGGCCATCGTGGAGAAGCGCCTCGGCGAGGCAGACTATTTCGGCGGTGCGCAGCTGACGACGGCCGATATCATGATGGGCTTCCAGCTCACCACCAGCCGCGCCATGAGCGGGCAATCGATCGAGGGCATGCCCAACCTGCAGGCCTATCTCAGGCGGATCGGCGAGCGGCCCGCCTACCAGCGCGCGATGGCAAAAGCCGAGCCGGGGATGCCGCCCAAGCTAGACTAG
- a CDS encoding primosomal protein N': MNRARLVIFNAALGPLDYRVPDGMHVEPGSVVVAPLGPRQIVGIVWEAERLPASEVPEAKLRPLIDVLPVPPLRAELRRLIEWTADYYCAPLAAVARMVLSSGGALRGPATMTEYRLSGGLPERLTPQRLAAIEALEGEQATIRELAGIAGVSEGVLRGLVNQGVLEPVLVDCDRPYPSARADFSVPVLNSAQEEVSKIIISAVEARQFAPFLLDGVTGSGKTEVYLEAVARTLEMGRQTLVLLPEIALTEAFLRRFEDRFGTPPVVWHSSLKSTERRRAWRAIAAGEAQVVVGARSALFLPYKNLGLIVVDEAHEVSFKQDDGVRYNARDVAVMRARFESIPVVLASATPALESLQMAESGVYQRLVLEDRYGGARLPTIDTIDLTEEKPERGRWLAPRLVAQMEERLARGEQSLLFLNRRGYAPLTLCRNCGFRFQCPNCTAWLVEHRLSRRLACHHCGHETPPPPACPECGEPDCLVACGPGVERIADEVAEILPEARVAVVTSDTITSPEKAVEFVARTEAGAIDVIVGTQLVTKGFHFPELTLVGVVDADLGLEGGDLRAAERTYQQIAQVAGRAGRGAKPGEVLIQTRHPTALVIAALAAGDRDAFYQAETDARRHAGAPPFGRWAAIIVSSEDEAEAREAANRIGDTRPHLEDVAILGPAPAPLALLRGRYRYRLLLNARRSAQVQDVIREWLAPQRLAPGVRVTIDIDPYSFV; the protein is encoded by the coding sequence ATGAACCGCGCCCGACTGGTCATATTCAACGCCGCGCTCGGCCCGCTCGACTACCGCGTCCCGGACGGGATGCACGTCGAGCCGGGTTCGGTCGTCGTCGCGCCTCTCGGTCCCCGCCAGATCGTCGGGATCGTCTGGGAGGCTGAACGGCTGCCCGCGAGCGAGGTTCCGGAAGCCAAGCTAAGGCCCTTGATCGACGTCCTGCCGGTTCCTCCGCTCAGGGCCGAACTTCGGCGGCTGATCGAATGGACCGCCGACTACTATTGCGCTCCTCTGGCAGCCGTCGCCCGGATGGTCCTGTCCAGTGGCGGCGCGCTCCGCGGCCCCGCCACGATGACCGAATACCGGCTGTCGGGCGGCCTGCCCGAACGCCTCACGCCGCAGCGGCTGGCGGCCATCGAGGCGCTGGAGGGAGAGCAGGCGACGATCCGCGAGCTCGCCGGAATCGCCGGGGTGAGCGAAGGAGTCCTGCGCGGACTCGTCAACCAGGGTGTGCTCGAACCGGTCCTGGTCGATTGCGACCGGCCCTACCCCTCCGCGCGTGCTGATTTTTCGGTGCCGGTGCTGAATTCGGCGCAGGAAGAGGTGTCGAAAATCATCATCTCGGCGGTCGAAGCGCGGCAATTCGCCCCGTTCCTGCTCGACGGAGTGACCGGATCGGGGAAGACCGAAGTCTACCTCGAAGCGGTCGCCAGAACGCTCGAGATGGGTCGCCAGACGCTCGTTCTGCTGCCCGAGATCGCGCTGACCGAGGCATTCCTGCGCCGGTTCGAAGATCGCTTCGGTACCCCGCCGGTGGTCTGGCATTCCAGCCTCAAGTCGACCGAGCGCCGCCGGGCATGGAGGGCGATCGCCGCCGGCGAAGCCCAGGTCGTCGTCGGCGCGCGCTCGGCATTGTTCCTGCCTTACAAGAACTTAGGCCTCATTGTTGTCGACGAGGCGCACGAGGTGAGCTTCAAGCAGGACGACGGGGTGCGCTACAACGCACGCGACGTGGCGGTGATGCGCGCGCGATTCGAATCGATCCCGGTGGTGCTCGCCAGCGCCACCCCAGCGCTCGAAAGCCTGCAAATGGCCGAGAGCGGCGTCTATCAGCGGCTCGTGCTGGAGGATCGCTACGGCGGCGCGCGCCTGCCCACCATCGACACCATCGATCTCACCGAGGAAAAGCCCGAACGCGGCCGCTGGCTGGCCCCGCGGCTGGTTGCGCAGATGGAGGAGCGGCTTGCGCGGGGGGAGCAGTCGCTGCTGTTCCTCAATCGCCGCGGGTATGCTCCGCTAACCCTCTGCCGGAATTGCGGTTTTCGCTTCCAGTGCCCGAATTGTACGGCCTGGCTGGTCGAGCACCGCCTGTCCCGTCGGCTGGCCTGCCACCACTGCGGGCACGAAACCCCGCCCCCGCCCGCATGTCCCGAATGCGGCGAGCCCGATTGCCTTGTCGCCTGCGGCCCCGGGGTCGAGCGCATCGCCGACGAGGTGGCCGAGATCCTGCCCGAGGCACGGGTCGCGGTCGTGACCTCCGATACGATCACCTCTCCGGAAAAAGCGGTCGAGTTCGTCGCCCGGACCGAAGCCGGGGCCATCGATGTGATCGTCGGCACCCAGCTCGTCACAAAGGGCTTTCACTTTCCAGAGTTGACGCTGGTGGGCGTCGTCGACGCCGACCTGGGCCTCGAAGGCGGAGACTTGCGCGCGGCCGAGCGAACTTACCAGCAGATCGCGCAGGTCGCCGGGCGGGCGGGGCGGGGAGCGAAGCCCGGCGAGGTGCTGATCCAGACACGGCATCCGACCGCCTTGGTCATCGCCGCGCTGGCCGCCGGCGACCGCGACGCCTTCTATCAGGCGGAAACCGACGCCCGCCGCCACGCCGGCGCCCCGCCCTTCGGTCGTTGGGCGGCGATCATCGTATCATCGGAGGATGAAGCCGAAGCGCGCGAGGCGGCAAACCGGATCGGCGATACCCGTCCGCATCTCGAGGATGTGGCGATACTCGGCCCCGCTCCCGCGCCGCTCGCTCTCCTGCGTGGTCGCTATCGGTATCGCCTGCTCCTCAATGCACGCCGAAGCGCTCAGGTTCAGGACGTGATCCGGGAATGGCTTGCGCCTCAGCGCCTCGCGCCGGGTGTCAGGGTCACGATCGACATCGATCCTTACAGCTTCGTTTGA
- a CDS encoding DUF4197 domain-containing protein: MTELIDTPTVFHRRKFLAGIGVAGGALVLPACSSLGGFSFTDAIARLLFLSTGRAFDRMTAPGGFWDQQVASIGFDQFLGARGGTLGRILTSSLFKDRLARALAPVAFDAAERAAPVVADTIRVVGFQNAVDLVRGGPRAATSFLRQEMGYRLVDAMLPGIGQGLRVASDPLVGEALAALTGVDVPQVARTFSTTVDNVIWDQIGFEEEAIRRDPASTRDPLIIGVFGAGNAF; this comes from the coding sequence ATGACCGAATTGATTGACACCCCGACCGTTTTCCACCGCCGCAAGTTCCTTGCGGGCATTGGAGTCGCCGGCGGCGCGCTCGTGCTGCCCGCCTGTTCCAGCCTCGGCGGATTCAGCTTTACCGACGCTATCGCGCGGCTGCTTTTCCTTTCGACCGGCCGCGCGTTCGACCGGATGACCGCCCCTGGCGGGTTCTGGGACCAGCAGGTCGCCTCGATCGGCTTCGACCAGTTCCTCGGCGCACGCGGCGGGACGCTGGGGCGGATCCTGACCTCGAGCCTTTTCAAGGATCGTCTCGCCCGCGCGCTCGCCCCGGTGGCCTTCGACGCGGCGGAGCGGGCTGCGCCTGTCGTGGCCGACACTATCCGCGTGGTGGGCTTCCAGAACGCGGTCGACCTCGTCCGCGGCGGTCCGCGCGCGGCCACCAGCTTCCTGCGACAGGAAATGGGCTATCGCCTCGTCGATGCCATGCTTCCGGGTATCGGACAGGGGCTGCGCGTCGCCAGCGATCCGCTGGTCGGTGAAGCGCTCGCCGCGCTCACGGGTGTCGACGTGCCGCAGGTCGCGCGCACCTTCAGCACCACGGTCGACAACGTCATCTGGGACCAGATCGGCTTCGAGGAAGAAGCGATCCGCCGCGATCCCGCGAGCACCCGCGATCCGCTGATCATCGGCGTGTTTGGCGCAGGGAACGCGTTCTAG
- the fsa gene encoding fructose-6-phosphate aldolase: MKFFADTAEIADIRELNDAGLLDGVTTNPSLIHKSGRDFIEVTKEICGIVDGPVSAEVVALDHETMMKEAEVLRKIADNVCIKVPLTIDGLKTCRALTNDGTMVNVTLCFSANQALLAAKAGATFISPFVGRHDDNGFDGMDLIRDIRLIYDNYDFRTEILVASVRHVVHVLESARIGADVMTAPPAVIRNLAKHVLTDKGIEGFLADWAKTGQTIG; the protein is encoded by the coding sequence ATGAAATTCTTCGCCGACACCGCCGAGATCGCCGACATCCGCGAACTGAACGACGCGGGGCTGCTCGACGGGGTGACCACCAACCCGTCACTGATCCACAAGTCGGGCCGCGACTTCATAGAAGTGACGAAGGAAATCTGCGGCATCGTCGACGGGCCGGTTTCGGCCGAAGTCGTCGCGCTCGATCACGAGACGATGATGAAGGAGGCCGAAGTCCTCCGGAAGATCGCCGACAACGTCTGCATCAAGGTGCCGCTGACGATCGACGGGCTGAAGACCTGCCGCGCGCTGACCAATGACGGCACCATGGTCAACGTGACGCTGTGCTTCAGCGCCAACCAGGCGCTGCTGGCGGCCAAGGCGGGGGCGACCTTCATTTCGCCCTTCGTGGGCCGGCACGACGACAACGGGTTCGACGGCATGGACCTGATCCGCGACATCCGCCTGATCTACGACAACTACGACTTCCGCACCGAAATCCTCGTCGCCAGCGTGCGCCACGTGGTCCACGTACTCGAAAGCGCGCGGATCGGTGCGGACGTGATGACCGCGCCGCCCGCGGTGATCCGCAACCTTGCCAAGCACGTGCTCACCGACAAGGGCATCGAAGGCTTCCTCGCCGACTGGGCGAAGACCGGGCAGACGATCGGCTAG
- the cobT gene encoding cobaltochelatase subunit CobT — protein sequence MADETPLDRFKHALTGASRAVAHEPEVEVAWSADAPTVRGKQMRVPLPGRSLPADQVREARGVADGFALRLLHHNEALHARGAPTEPVARACYDVAEMIRYEALGSNSYGGMRDNLDAAMQLRTAGDPITRAIRKEDVPLPTALGLILREKLTGQAVPERASAGVEMVRDWIEDRALGDFDALALTLDDQKAFQNLTLDLLRHLELTLPDDLDQTPDDSDDGDEPEGEQEDEGEDDNEGQGDPQATEMAGEMSEGDDDGEGETEMSSEEDMQDGEPGDEGEEGMMPVRPNRPWTDIPEGFDYKAWTTKFDEVIEAPELCDSEELDRLRAYLDSQLTGLQGVVTRLANRLQRRLMAQQNRSWDFDQEEGLLDAARLARVIISPGHSLSYKVERDVEFKDTVVTLLIDNSGSMRGRPISIAAISADILGRTLERVGVKTEVLGFTTRAWKGGQSREQWLAEGKPAQPGRLNDLRHIIYKKADEPWRRARRNLGLMMREGLLKENIDGEALLWAHERLLARSEDRRILMVISDGAPVDDSTLSVNSAGYLEQHLRKVIDWIEKQSPVQLVAIGIGHDVTRYYKRAVTIMDVEQLGGTITEQLAELFEVE from the coding sequence ATGGCCGACGAAACCCCTCTAGATCGTTTCAAGCACGCGCTGACCGGCGCCAGCCGTGCGGTCGCGCACGAGCCTGAGGTCGAGGTCGCGTGGAGCGCGGATGCGCCAACGGTGCGCGGCAAGCAGATGCGCGTGCCGCTTCCGGGGCGCTCGCTGCCGGCCGACCAGGTGCGCGAGGCGCGCGGCGTGGCTGACGGGTTCGCGCTGCGCCTGCTTCATCACAACGAGGCGCTCCACGCGCGCGGCGCTCCGACGGAGCCGGTCGCGCGGGCGTGCTACGATGTCGCCGAGATGATCCGCTACGAGGCGCTGGGTTCGAACAGCTACGGCGGGATGCGCGACAACCTCGACGCGGCGATGCAACTGCGCACCGCGGGCGACCCGATCACGCGGGCGATCCGCAAGGAAGACGTGCCGCTGCCGACCGCGCTCGGCCTCATCCTGCGCGAGAAGCTGACCGGGCAAGCCGTCCCCGAGCGGGCGAGTGCCGGGGTCGAGATGGTGCGCGACTGGATCGAGGACCGCGCGCTCGGCGATTTCGATGCGCTGGCGTTGACGCTCGACGACCAGAAGGCGTTCCAGAACCTTACGCTCGACCTGCTGCGCCACCTCGAACTGACGCTGCCCGACGATCTCGACCAGACCCCCGACGACAGCGACGACGGCGACGAGCCCGAGGGCGAGCAGGAAGACGAGGGCGAGGACGACAACGAGGGGCAGGGCGACCCGCAGGCTACCGAGATGGCCGGCGAGATGTCCGAGGGCGACGACGACGGCGAGGGTGAGACCGAAATGTCCTCCGAAGAGGACATGCAGGACGGCGAGCCGGGGGACGAGGGCGAGGAGGGCATGATGCCCGTCCGGCCCAACCGTCCGTGGACCGATATCCCCGAAGGCTTCGACTACAAGGCCTGGACCACGAAGTTCGACGAGGTGATCGAGGCGCCCGAGCTGTGCGACAGCGAGGAACTCGACCGGCTGCGCGCCTATCTCGATAGCCAGCTGACCGGCCTGCAAGGCGTCGTCACTCGCCTCGCCAACCGCCTCCAGCGCCGGCTGATGGCGCAGCAGAACCGCTCATGGGACTTCGACCAGGAAGAGGGCCTGCTCGATGCCGCCCGGCTCGCCAGGGTCATCATTAGTCCGGGCCACTCGCTGTCCTACAAGGTCGAGCGCGACGTCGAGTTCAAGGACACCGTCGTTACCCTGCTGATCGACAACTCGGGCTCGATGCGCGGGCGGCCGATCTCGATCGCCGCGATCAGCGCCGACATCCTCGGCCGTACGCTGGAGCGCGTGGGCGTGAAGACCGAAGTGCTCGGCTTCACCACCCGCGCGTGGAAGGGCGGGCAGAGCCGCGAGCAATGGCTGGCCGAGGGCAAGCCCGCACAGCCGGGCCGCCTCAACGACTTGCGCCATATCATTTACAAGAAGGCTGACGAACCGTGGCGCCGCGCGCGCCGCAACCTCGGCCTGATGATGCGCGAGGGGCTGCTCAAGGAGAACATCGACGGCGAGGCGCTGCTCTGGGCGCACGAGCGCCTGCTCGCCCGCAGCGAGGACCGCCGCATCCTGATGGTGATTTCCGACGGCGCGCCGGTGGACGATTCGACCCTGAGCGTGAACAGCGCAGGCTACCTCGAACAGCACCTCCGCAAGGTGATCGACTGGATCGAGAAGCAGTCGCCGGTGCAGCTCGTCGCCATCGGCATCGGCCACGACGTGACCCGCTACTACAAGCGTGCGGTGACGATTATGGACGTCGAGCAACTCGGCGGCACGATCACCGAGCAATTGGCCGAACTGTTCGAGGTTGAATGA
- a CDS encoding nitroreductase: protein MMNVSEAVATRRSIRAFLDKPVDRAVLERILEKAQRTASGGNTQPWHGIVLTGDPLRRLLDRVAEDVPKGRAAFAPEYHVYPPELDRNYEARRFGVGEALYAALGIPREDKMARLMWFARNFQAFGAPVLMLAHTPKYMGPPQWSDIGMWLQTIALLLREEGMDSCFQEAWAVYSPQIREVVDIPEDHIFFCGMAIGWGDREDPVNTFPVPRAPLDEAVRWEGWD, encoded by the coding sequence ATGATGAACGTCTCCGAAGCCGTTGCCACGCGCCGCTCCATCCGAGCTTTCCTCGATAAGCCGGTCGATCGCGCCGTGCTCGAGCGCATTCTCGAGAAGGCCCAGCGCACGGCGTCGGGCGGGAACACCCAGCCGTGGCACGGGATCGTGCTCACCGGCGATCCGCTCCGGCGGCTGCTGGACCGTGTGGCGGAGGATGTACCGAAGGGGCGCGCGGCGTTCGCGCCCGAGTACCACGTCTATCCGCCCGAGCTCGACCGCAACTACGAGGCGCGGCGCTTCGGGGTGGGCGAGGCGCTCTACGCCGCGCTCGGTATCCCGCGCGAGGACAAGATGGCGCGGCTGATGTGGTTCGCGCGCAACTTCCAGGCCTTCGGCGCGCCGGTGCTGATGTTGGCCCACACGCCGAAATACATGGGGCCGCCGCAGTGGTCGGACATCGGCATGTGGCTGCAGACTATCGCGCTGCTCCTGCGCGAGGAGGGAATGGACTCTTGCTTCCAGGAGGCGTGGGCGGTCTATTCCCCGCAGATCCGCGAGGTGGTCGACATTCCCGAGGATCACATCTTTTTCTGCGGCATGGCGATCGGCTGGGGCGATCGCGAGGACCCGGTCAACACGTTCCCCGTCCCCCGCGCGCCCCTCGACGAGGCGGTGCGCTGGGAAGGTTGGGATTGA